A genomic window from Nicotiana sylvestris chromosome 11, ASM39365v2, whole genome shotgun sequence includes:
- the LOC138881315 gene encoding uncharacterized protein, whose protein sequence is MRDHIHLKDYELWDIITDGPMSAFKKNVEGVDMSKTKADCNAEDLKKLGQNEYSRIQGCSTTKQIYDTLQVAHEGTTQVKRSRGALLYSQYENFAKSDRETTEDTYTRFTTLTIELKSLGRIIPEDERIEKILIRVLPHTWESKITVISESKNIATLPLDELIGNLTTYELRRQTMKMDVPKKEKSLALRITEGSYLENDEMAIITKGFKKYLWRGKCSSRSENYRKIRAPEKQTNDGCYKCGKTDHMITNCPLWEIE, encoded by the exons atgagagatcacatacATTTGAAAGACTATGAGCTATGGGACATTATCACTGATGGTCCAATGTCTGCTTTCAAGAAAAATGTTGAAGGAGTAGATATGTCAAAGACAAAAGCTGATTGCAATGCTGAGGATTTGAAGAA ACTTGGTCAAAATGAGTATAGTAGAATCCAAGGTTGTTCCACTACCAAGCAAATTTATGACACACTGcaagtggcccatgaaggaacAACTCAGGTAAAAAGATCAAGAGGAGCTCTACTGTACTCTCAGTATGAAAACTTTGCCAAGAGCGATAGAGAAACCACTGAAGATACGTACACAAGGTTCACTACATTGACAATTGAACTAaaatctcttggaaggattatacCTGAAGATGAGAGGATTGAGAAGATACTTATTAGGGTCTTGCCACATACTTGGGAAAGCAAGATCACTGTCATTTCagaatcaaagaatattgctacACTTCCTTTGGATGAATTGATTGGAAACCTCACTACTTATGAACTTAGGagacaaaccatgaaaatggatgtgCCTAAGAAGGAAAAGAGTTTGGCACTCAGAATTACTGAAGGTTCTTACCTGGAAAATGATGAAATGGCAATTATTACCAAAGGCTTCAAGAAGTATCTATGGAGAGGAAAGTGTTCCTCAAGAAGTGAAAACTATAGAAAGATAAGAGCTCCGGAGAAGCAGACTAATGATGgatgttataagtgtggaaagactgatcacatgatcacgAACTGTCCTTTATGGGAGATTGAatga